The sequence below is a genomic window from Scatophagus argus isolate fScaArg1 chromosome 8, fScaArg1.pri, whole genome shotgun sequence.
ATGTCCAGCTATGCTGTGAAAAAGCACTTAAACTGGAtgataaataattattttacagtccattattgattaataatttaagaaaaacagacataacATAAAACTGTGAAGTATTAGTTGCAGCAATGTcacttttgtaaatatattacaatttttaaaattaatgacaatatgaataattttgtttagaaacaacacagttttcttttccacttttcctGTCGTGTTGCCCAGTGGAAACATAACTTTGTCCTGTGATTCTTAAATTCGCTCAGAGATAAATGAAATACTTAGCATTTACTTATACATCGTGAAAACAAAGTTGTTACCCTCTCATTCACTAACCTTGCACATAAATAATTATACAATAATTTGCAGATTTTAACTTCAAGTTTGCTCCAAAATGTATTGAAGTCATTTAGATTGCTGTTGTGGAAAAGAGAAGTTAAGCGTCCCAAGACGAAGACGAAGATCGTCCTTAACCGTCGACAAGCACATTCTGTTCTGGGCAGCAATGTGTTCCTGCCAATAGCAAGAGAGGCTCCAATAAAGTTAAAAACTACTGAGTGTCTGAATCTGTCCGCCCAGAAGTTACAAACAGGTCAATCGTGAGCTGACCAATAATCATGACTGCCAAATAACACAATCCCCTTGGAACAATTTCACTCTCACAGCTTGTATTATTTTAGACTTACAGCGACATCTAGTGGCTGCTTCCTGCCAGTTTGCAGCTCTATCTGGTTTTTGAATGAACCTCAGCCTGAGAAGCTGCGATGACAGGAAATTGCCTGCATTTTGCTTCAGTTCAATTTGTTTCCCATAGTGTATATTTGTAATAGTATGACATAGTCATATATGCAGTACAACATTACTACTTGTCTTTTGCAAGAAGAATCTTTCTCTTCCTTGTCAtggttacattttattttcttcagtatcCAGAGTTTCTTTTGTCTCCTCGTGTGTTATCTTTAGCTGTGTGCTTTAGTGCAGTctgaaaaatcacaaatcacaatcaATTAACTTATTAAACATACTTTATTTTCCAActttactttcctttttttttcctgtagtcAAAAGTCaatgtttcttcttttcacagCGTCCTGTGGTGCACATCTCTGCCCGTCCAGTCCACTTTAAGCGATTCCTGGCAAAGATGGCATAGGACTTGTCCATGAATGGCCTCACAGGTGGCCACATCATGAAGCGACCCAACCAGCCGAGGCCCACTGCACTGTACATGACTGCAAAGGCAGGGACCCCACGATGAACCTACAGATACACAACTGGGTTAGTCAACTGGCATAGTGCATTTATATCTAAAATCTTCAGAGTTGAGATAAAGAATATCACAGTTGTAGGAAAGTCAGTGGAAAGTAAGTTCACCTCATCTTTCTCATCTATTACATGCATTTCCTCCATTGCCATGTCATAGCTGACGTCCTTGTATTTCCCTCCATCATAGCCCTGCTGGGAGATATCGATAAAGTCTACTTTCCTGGGCTTATTTCTCTGCAGAAACTGGAGGAACCGGATCTCAGTCACACATATTGGGCAAAGCCCATCATACAGCACCTAAAATGGAACAGGGAATAGATGATTACAGCAAgcacaagagcaaaatgaatgaTACTGAGAGAAATCATCGCAATTTAATGCTTTTATGGACAACAATTCTTACTACTAGTCCAGGCCATGTcaagatatatttttttgtgtatttcagtaATGTTACCCTTTCCAGTTCTGTGTGAATATGGGATATATATTTGAGCCTGAGGGGGTCCCAAAACTCTTCTAGTGAAACCTTTTCATGTGAAAGACCTCGTCAGTCgatgcacataaaaacagacTCCCCCATTTGATAGGATTTTCTGCTAAGAAATACCCTCTGGGACAAAGTCTTCATCGacctgtttcctttttcttcacAACGTAATTGCATGTGTCAACAGagtcttcttctttctccttctttaaaataatataataaatgtttattttttaaccttctCTATTTGTCGACACCATGCAATTGACTCAAGCACCGTTGCGTGGTCCCCGGACCTCACTTTGAGACCCACTGGCTGACATTTAAAACCAAGTTATGGGTAACCCCTGCTGTGCATGACACATGGCAGTGGCAGTTGTCATGTGTCAGCCTCGACTTTTGGCGCTGAGCTGAAGCTAACAGTTTAGTTTCATTGGACAGGTCAAGCAGCTGCTCAGCCCTACAAACTCCGGCGGTCCTGATTCACAGTTTTTTCAGGTGAAACGTCTAAAATAATGActtggtgtttgtgtgagtgtgttgcttATCCACTGGCTGCTGACCCGTAGCCACGCTGCCGCCTAGCTAGCTGCTAACGCATCGAGTCTGACGGAGCGTGTGTTTGCAGTGACAACTGAATGACTAACATTGATGTTATTAACTAAGACGTACAGTCGTTAATGGAGTCAGAAACTGTGTATGTGTAGACTGTGTAGGgacacagtaacacagagaGGGGCGTACCTTGACAGGTGCAGATTCAGAGCTGACGGTCCGATGTTGGTGTCTGCAGAGAGCAGCTGTTAGCGCTGTCCTTGAACTGACACAGCTGGGGACTCTGGCTAAACATGATCTCACGttggaaaacatctgaaaactAACAATGTAGCTATAAATATACAAATCTAAATATAAAGCTGAGAGAGCTCTTGTATCTCACACTCTGATTTTAGCTAACGATACAAACCGACGACTCACGTGTTACACAAGCGGTTGAATAACACAAAAAGGTGACCCGTCGCTTTCAGAACAAACGACCGGCGGACAACGCTGACTTTACATAAAACATTATCTTGCTTCCTCACATTTGCCTATTTTTTCAGATAAAGTTACACCGCAACAAACTATTCGACCACAatttaaaacagctgctgacTGGAGGAGGCGTGGTCAGTGTGTGACTCCGCCGCTGGAGTGGCAGAGATGAGGTTGGTGTGTGAGGTCTCACTCCGCTGCTCAAATGTGAGCTGAATGAATCTCAACTCTCGCCTCAAGTACCAATACCACAACGTAGAAATACTGGTATGAGTACAAATAAGTATTACGCATCGAAACAGTTTTGactaagtaaaagtacaaaagcataaccaaaattaaaattacGCAGAATGACCAATTTTAGAATAAAGTGCATCATTTTATGGGATTGTAGTTATTGATGCATTCAAGCGCAGCTCGAAAATGTGGGTCTTTGCTGCTATATTAAGAActagaaggagaaggagaaggatcACTTTACTGGCATCagcatttatttgttgattatgtTTTCTGTAATTAATCGGAAGCTGCATTGGAGCTTGTAATTTCTAGGCTAAAATCGGTTGCAGTGGAGTAGAAGGTTCAACTAAAAGTAGTAATAGCTAATAGTAGTACAAGTGCAAGTACTtgaaaactgtacttaagtataGTAACTGAGTAAATGCCCTTTCCATTGTTGTTAGTCAGTAATATTCAAGTATGTTGTCATTTACCAAACATAAATGATTCTCTTTCTTATAAAGTGTTTCTCATTATTCTTTCTAAATAGCTGGAACTTGATACAGGGATGTTCTCTGCTCGTTCTCTAAGCTAAATGGCTCTCTAGTGTAATGGCTAATTAAATCTGAGTGCCTCATGAAGATAAAAGACAGCTCATTTTGTTAGCATTCAACACCCACAGGTCCCGTGAGGCTTTGATGGCCTGTTGATCTGTGGCTAAGACTCAAGGGATGTGTTGTTTTCGTTTTAAAATCATCAGGTGGTCCTGTTCCGATTTACAGCTGTGTGAGTGCACACATCAGGTTGGGGCAGCAGAGGTTTTCAGATTGAGAGGAGGGCCTCTTCAGGGGGGCTGCAAACAAGCCCAGACTTTGAAAAGGGTAGGGtttttgtgtgtacaaaaagtaataaaaaaatgaccTACCTAGATCTTCTTTGTGGCAATAGTGGATTAACATGATTTCTGTTGCAGCATGATAAAATGCTTTGGAAATGCCCTCTGCAGGACCACACAGAACTTTTAAACAGATTAAAAGCAAAaggttgtgtttttactttaacaCTGGTACTCCTCCCTGTCTGGTGTTGActttatacagtatatgtccTAAGATCACGGCCTCTTGCAGCgttattgctttttttgtgtgtgtgtgtgtgtgtggtcacttGCGTTAGTCGTGCAAGCGCGCGTGATGAGATCAAAGGCCTTAGAGCAGTGTTTTTCTGAGGGAGGTAGCCACAGCCTGGTACTCCGGCAGGGTCCATAGCCTGAGCAACACACTTTCAAGGACTGTGCCGAGGTGAGCTTTGGAGACATGTGGAACGTATGTATGTAAAGCTCTTTCACACTCTGTTCACTTCATTTACCTGTTTCCACTGCCCAGCTGGTGAAAAGGAACATGCCCCCTGCAGGAGCAACAAATCTAGGCTACACCCCACCAGATGGAGGCTGGGGTTGGGCTGTCGTCTTCGGGGCTTTCATCTCCATAGGATTCTCCTATGCCTTTCCCAAGTCCCTCACTGTCTACTTTAAGGAGATTCaggaatatttttcagtttcctaCAGTCAGATTGCCTGGGTATCCTCAGTCATGCTTGCCTCTATGTATGCAGCAGGTCAGTGGCAGATATAGCCTCAGTGCTGTAAACCCTCAATGACAGAAGGTACCAAAAAAAAGTGAGAtatttctctcctctgtgcagGACCTGTGAGCAGCATACTCGTCAACCGCTATGGCAGCAGACCCGTGGTCATGGTCGGCGGGGTCCTGGTCAGCACTGCCATGGTGCTTGCTTCTTTTGGCAGTTCTATAATACATCTCTACCTCTGTATTGGAGTAATCGGAGGTAAataatactttttgtttttcatcactaATCACGTCAGATAACCTAgagttcatttcagttttgtcaaGTCGCTGCtgttctttttaatgtttgatttttacGTTGCCTGGTTGTGACTGGCTGACACAGCAGGATGCTAGCTGAGACCCACATTAAGGAGTTTTTTATTAACAGAGCTAGTGCCTAGTACTGTTGTTTGTGCCCCTGTAAGCGGTCAACACAGGCCAGTCTATGTAATATGTAAGTGTTTACTCGAATCACAAGAAAATGTCCTTGCCTTGTTAAACTGGTCATGTCAAAGCAACAGAAAGAGTGAAGTTAGACTTTTACGTGCACGGATGTAAGCCAAACCACATGATCATGCTAGtaacaacaagcaaacaaagcTCTCAGACTTTACCCTTTAGCCTAGTGGAGATGCTTTACTTACGCACAGAGAAGAACTATACATGGGTGAAAAGCCTCATTTCATGTTggaattaaaattcaaatacatctatgctcataaaataaaatataatgtcaGTAATGATAATTTGgactgcaactaacaattattttcatgactgataatgaataaaatgtagtgaaaaaaaagtcacagtttCAGATGATTTCAAATCACTTCTtcaccaacagtccaaaatcaaaacattcagtttactatcacaAATGACCAAACAAAGGAGGAAATCCCCAGGACTGAGATGCTGCACGTAAAATAcgtaaaatatttttttttaacttggaCTATTTACCAATATTTTTTGTCAGCACTCATAATgtaataaaagtttaaatttgcTCAAAAAGCATGGAGTACTTTCGAATTGTTATTCATCTTTGCTCTTTTCAATGCATTTATATCAATATTTCAGCACCTTTTTGAAATGATGGGGAATAATAATATTGAATTGCTGTAGTAGctaaaaatgtcattattcTCAGGGCCTCAGGGTGGACATGGTGTTTTTATGGTGTAGTTTTATGATGTAGTTTGTAACTAAAACCAAAATCAGAATTTCTCTCCAGACACTGTGTGACTCTGAATGTTAACCAGTCATCCCagtaaagctgctgctgctgaggaagacTTGAAGCTGTTTCTTCACGTTTTCTTTTAtgatctattttatttttttttcagatgatgtAAGAGGCTTGCTGTTTCTTGcttcaaattttcattttactgaaaAATTAGCATCACAGATTTTGCTGTATATTCATGAGATCCAAGTAAAATCCATTGTtcatgcaaagaaaatgaagcatGTTGTTATTCCAACAGGCTTTGGCCTTGCCTTTAACCTACAGCCAGCCTTGACGATCATCGGTACCTACTTCCAGGTCAAAAGGCCGCTGGCGAACGGCCTCGCTATGACAGGAAGTCCAGTTGTTCTATTCACTCTGGCTCCTCTCAACCAATTTCTGTTTGATTCTTTTGGTTGGAGAGGGAGCTTCCTCATCCTGGGATCCATTTGTTTGAACTGCTGTGTCGCTGGTTCTTTGATGAGACCGGTcaacaaaaatgccaaactcaAACCAAAGACTGAGCCACCAGAGAGTAATGGGACAGCCGCcgaggaagctgctgctgcgGACACATGTGCACAGTCAGATAACCTACTGACTAAGGAAAACCAAGATGAGAACAGGAGTCTGGGCTGTATGCACAAATTCGTAGATTTCTCGCTGTTCAGACACCGGGGCTTCCTCATTTACCTTGCTGGTAATGTGGTCatgttttttggcttttttgcGCCTGTGGTTTTTCTGGCACCATATGCCAAACATCAAGGCAATGATGAATATTCAGCAGCTTTCTTACTTTCTATTTTTGCTCTGGCAGACATGTTTGTCAGACCAGCAACTGGCCTCATTGGCAACACCAAGTTGATAAGGCCACGGATCCAGtactttttcagttttgcagtttCATACAACGGTGTTTGTCACCTTTTATGCCCACTGGCATCTGGATATACGGGTCTGGTTGTTTACGCTGTCTTCTTCGGCTTGGCTTTCGGGATGCTTTCTGCACTGCTCTTCGAAGTTCTGATGGATCTCGTCGGGGCTCATCGCTTCTCCAATGCAGTTGGTCTTGTCACCATTATTGAGTGTGGACCAGTGCTTCTTGGACCTCCAATTTCAGGTTTGTGCATTgacagatatttttattttaggttacaagttcattaaaaaaaatttataaAATGGAGACCAATGAAATGTGCATCTTCTCTTTCAGGTGCCCTTGTTGATGCTTTTGGAGATTACAAATATATGTACTATGCATGCGGGGTGTTTATGCTGGTCCCTGGCATATTTTTCTTCATCATGCATTACTACAACTACAAGAAACTGGATGAGGAGCAGAaacaggctgtggctgtggagatgaAGACTTGTGATGAGGCAGTGCAACTTAAAATGAGCCAGGATGATAAAACAGCCCACGAAACAGATGAGTGAACCTGCTGacttagattttattttagtggTTGTAGAAAGATGACTCAATGCTCAGACGTTACTGCAGGGCATTCACTGTATAGGGTATTACTGATGAAAATTGTTTTCTACCTTGGATGAGGTTGCTGGACACTTTGGACCTTGGCTACATATCTTCAGGTCAACATTTGATATTGCAGtgccttttttgtgtgtattgttattattattattacagtatgTCACAACCAAAGGCCTTTCTTCATAAATCATTCAGAACTACCTCTGTTCGTTCCATTGCAATTATCGTAATGGCCCTGTAAACTAATACGGTCCCTCTTTGTTTCTTAGGTGGATgaataaaaagtaattttccTGAGGGACTGGTATAAAATAATGAGTCAAAACCCTCAACACAGAGCCACGGACTATAAAAGATCATCACCTTAACACTAGATGGCACTGCACACTTTGATGTGAGAACTCCAGTGCAACACTCTCTCATATTAAACTGCACTTGAACAACAGACTGCTTCATTTGGTCATTTGGTTCTTTACAGCATTATTTCCCAAAGTCTGGGTCGTGACCCTCCCATGGGCCACAAAGATATTATGAATGGGTCGCTGAGGGCACTGCAattaaaaaatgagaaaatgaaatgtctgttgTAAAGACCACAGAGGAGCTCTCTTAAAATGTCTTCTCTGGAATCCCCTCATACTCCACATAAATTTCACTTCCACTTTTTGAGAAAACTTCTTTATTCGTTCTTCAAGTTCTAGTCtacagtaaaatacattttcagtgtctTGGGGATCTGTAAGAGTTGTTTCAGCGGGGCATTGCTTTAGTACAGTCATAAAAATTCAGTATGAACTTATGGAAATGTTTTAACTTTCAAATGTGTGAGGAGAATCCTATGTGCATTTAATAGTAAGATAACATTTGTATGTGTAGGTGACGAGCTGAAATGTTGAAACTTAGCCTCACTTGTGCATAAGACACCAAGACATTCACCTTAGCTACAGGCTAGCCagacatttcagattttttaaagtgctgtttttagtgtttttgacCAACACTTTTGATAGGTAATGCACATCTCTATGATGAGTATTATGAAGAACCTAATAGCACAAGATCAAAGGATTCGGACTCATCTAACACTctgcaaagaaaatgtgtgacGGTAGATAGATTGGTGACTTATGTTAGGTCAGCATGAACCCACAACAGGTCAGACTTTATATTCTAACACACTGCATGATTACAACCCCTTAGTGACAAACCCCGAGCACCTGCAATACAAGATACATGCTGGAGCCATTCAGGAAAAGAAGGAGTCCATTATTACAGATGTATGCTTAAATGATCCGTTCTTATCATGTCCCTGCAAGGTGCATATTGACTTCCTTTTTAAGATGGATGAAAATTGCTTAAGTGAGTGAAtcaatatgtttatttatatccTTAGATAACATTATCGAAAAATCAGATAAACAGTGAAAGTCCATAGCTTATGGGTGGGTGGTCTCTTCTTGGATCCTGGTTTGGGTCAATAGAGCACAAACGCAATTCTGAGTTGACTTCACACAATGGGCTGACAGTCCAAACCTCAAACCAATTCAACTTAGTGTAATTCAGTACAAGGAAAAGCTGCAAATTGTCATGTATGTGAAGCTGCAATCATGAAATCGCTGGCATTTTTGGGTGACTAATGTTTAGTCATTACTTAAATGTGATATCAAATCAGTTACACTTGATTTTTCTAATCAACTTCTGGATTACTCAACAAATGATTGAAGCTCACAATTGATAAACTGTTGagtactttattatttttttgtacaatCCAAAGGTTTGTCAgaagtataaatataaaatattaattatagcTGTCAGAAAAATGTAAGTGGagtataaaaatgtgaatacTTAAGTAAAATACAGATACCTCAAATGTGTACCTAAGTAGCTGAGTTTGGGGAAATGTGTAGATGCACGTGTTAATTTCCACCACATAACCAGAAACAAGTAGTGACATGTAAGCAGATGCAGTTTGCAGTCAAGCCATATTTTAGTGGGTAAACCAAAATTGGATCAGATTTGACCCAGTAATTTTTAATGTGTCAAGGGAAGTGTGAATAATTAAAAGCTGTCTTGAAAAAAGACAGGTATCATGTATGATGTGACAAAACTTATCATCTCTTGCAAGACGAAAGATAGGTTAATGAGAAGACACAACGTGAGAGAACGAAGACCTCCAATTAGAGGCACTTCCCATACACTCTGTATCGTCTCCTCAGTGAGAAGCTTGAGCATAATCACTGTGATGAACTGTGACTGATGTCAGTAAATCTGATTTTAATTGGCACCAAGAAGATCGAATCAAGGTAGCTCTGCGTCCAGTCTCCGTAACGACTGCTACCGTGCTGACATGACGTTTTAACCACACTGCTGGTTTGAGCAGCTGCACCCCCAAGTTCTGTTTCAGACACACAGTTGGGATGTCTGTAAAGAAGAGAGTGATACTGTCTATTTAATCCAACATGTTTGTTAATAACCTTTGCTAATCTCCTTTACCCACAGCAGCAGAACTAATCTGTCTTCGCAATGTTTACACTCAGAGGGAGGGCAGCGTCATGTGAATACCAGAGACTTAAGAGTTTATTCACCAGCCCTGTGGACAGAGCTATTAATGAGGCGTCACTGGtctaaaataaacatttatagCCAGGGCAGCACACATGGATACGCAGGGCATCTTGATAAGTTCAAGCAGACGGAGGAGCAATTGCCATGTCAGTCTATCCAAGGAGCTCTCAAGGACTCAATCACACCTACCAGAGACACCATGTCCTGCAGTGTGTCTTAACTGACTGTCTTCCCTGATGGAACACAAGATTTACTGAGATCATTTGGTGAAAACAAGGCACAGAGTACCCTACTCTCAAAATCAATAATCTTTGCAAACAGCTACCTTAACATCAATGAAGGTCACCTTGCTATTCATTGAAATCATGTGTATTTCTcagatatttttgaaaatttgattttctcCAGCAGAAGCAGCCAACATCTGAATATATTCACTGTCCTCAATCCCTGGAGGGCACCCTGAATCAGATAAAAGTTATCTGTTCTACAAAACACTCAGATAGCTGATTATACTCGTTAATGTTAATCCTGAAGGCACATTTGTACACAGATAAATGTGCAGCGTGCAGTAAGCTCTGTGTACTGCAGTGGTGGGAAGTCACTAAGCACACGGAAAAAAAATTTATATGATGAACTTGTAAAACACATTCCATGATTAAACATTAAACTCTTATTGAGTCTAATGAATATTATAGACCTAATGGATATTTGTGAAAAATTTAGCTTttaaattgtcaaaaaaaaaaaaagaaaaagttaaattgGATTGTTTTCCACAATCCAGTGTGTCATATTTAGTTATTCACATGTGACAGACACAAGGCTACATTATCAATCATTTGGAGACATGTCCAAGTCCAGTACTTTCCTTTAGCTCTGTTAGCTAACTGTCAGCTGGCTAGCTGTGCTTGTGGCTTGGCATTTCATTATCAATATAACATGTAATATAtctaatgttagctaacatCGGTGCTCAGCCATGAACACTGAGACACTTGTTGCAGAAAAGCGTTTGACACCAAGTATATCAATAGTCTTTTGTGTTGATGTGCCTGTTCTTTTGCCTTTTTGATATAGCAGACACCCTGTTATTTTCATTCAGGAATGCAGGCGTTTACCCGGTGGAAAATTCTTGCTTGATTAATGGATTTATTTATCatcatctttatttatttatttatttatcatcatcTTCAGACAGTACACTTGCAAGATACTGTAAGGCTTGTAAGACTTCAATTAAATGAAGCGCACATCTTTGCTGTAAAGGATTTCCTTTACACCCCGGAGAAAATGTCGACCCCCTGATTTCCATTGCATAGTTCACACTCTGATTGTACTGAGAATGTATAAGAGATTGTTCACACGTCAAGTATATCAAAACACTGCTGGAATAGTGAATCTCTACTATCTTTGAATGAATACGGTATAAATGCCATTTTTGGATGTCTATGTCCTTCTCAGGCAAATTTAGTTTGGTATTGA
It includes:
- the LOC124063395 gene encoding uncharacterized protein At5g50100, chloroplastic-like, whose product is MFSNVRSCLARVPSCVSSRTALTAALCRHQHRTVSSESAPVKVLYDGLCPICVTEIRFLQFLQRNKPRKVDFIDISQQGYDGGKYKDVSYDMAMEEMHVIDEKDEVHRGVPAFAVMYSAVGLGWLGRFMMWPPVRPFMDKSYAIFARNRLKWTGRAEMCTTGRCEKKKH
- the slc16a7 gene encoding monocarboxylate transporter 2 isoform X1, with product MPPAGATNLGYTPPDGGWGWAVVFGAFISIGFSYAFPKSLTVYFKEIQEYFSVSYSQIAWVSSVMLASMYAAGPVSSILVNRYGSRPVVMVGGVLVSTAMVLASFGSSIIHLYLCIGVIGGFGLAFNLQPALTIIGTYFQVKRPLANGLAMTGSPVVLFTLAPLNQFLFDSFGWRGSFLILGSICLNCCVAGSLMRPVNKNAKLKPKTEPPESNGTAAEEAAAADTCAQSDNLLTKENQDENRSLGCMHKFVDFSLFRHRGFLIYLAGNVVMFFGFFAPVVFLAPYAKHQGNDEYSAAFLLSIFALADMFVRPATGLIGNTKLIRPRIQYFFSFAVSYNGVCHLLCPLASGYTGLVVYAVFFGLAFGMLSALLFEVLMDLVGAHRFSNAVGLVTIIECGPVLLGPPISGALVDAFGDYKYMYYACGVFMLVPGIFFFIMHYYNYKKLDEEQKQAVAVEMKTCDEAVQLKMSQDDKTAHETDE
- the slc16a7 gene encoding monocarboxylate transporter 2 isoform X2, with translation MVGGVLVSTAMVLASFGSSIIHLYLCIGVIGGFGLAFNLQPALTIIGTYFQVKRPLANGLAMTGSPVVLFTLAPLNQFLFDSFGWRGSFLILGSICLNCCVAGSLMRPVNKNAKLKPKTEPPESNGTAAEEAAAADTCAQSDNLLTKENQDENRSLGCMHKFVDFSLFRHRGFLIYLAGNVVMFFGFFAPVVFLAPYAKHQGNDEYSAAFLLSIFALADMFVRPATGLIGNTKLIRPRIQYFFSFAVSYNGVCHLLCPLASGYTGLVVYAVFFGLAFGMLSALLFEVLMDLVGAHRFSNAVGLVTIIECGPVLLGPPISGALVDAFGDYKYMYYACGVFMLVPGIFFFIMHYYNYKKLDEEQKQAVAVEMKTCDEAVQLKMSQDDKTAHETDE